One Ricinus communis isolate WT05 ecotype wild-type chromosome 2, ASM1957865v1, whole genome shotgun sequence DNA segment encodes these proteins:
- the LOC107261804 gene encoding pentatricopeptide repeat-containing protein At3g21470 isoform X2 has protein sequence MKVTLHYPQQQNHSNPNQISSKKISNFWHTNTISNPSDWSFIIRKHITQGSQREALVLYNQIRCKGAYILGLVPLILKACACVSDLTYGKSLHSEAIKKGGDFDIVIGTSLIDMYAKCGDIFYSRKMFDYMPERNVVTWNAMISGYVRNRDMKSALGLFEKMSIRTMVTWIEMIDGFARNGDLVTARCLFDQVPLEQKNVVTWTVMVDGYASKGKMADARILFEEMPDRNYFVWSSMISGYCKLGDVKEARCIFDRIPIRNLVNWNSLICGYAQNGFCEEALEAFENMQADGFEPDEITVVGVLSACAQLGLLDVGKDVHRMAYNKGIKLNQFIMNALVDMYAKCGDLTTARSIFEGMTYKNNACWNAMISGFAIHGQCKKALEFFRRMEESNEKPDDITFLSVLSACAHGGFMDEGLEIFSKMEKYQLAASIKHYGCVVDLLGRAGRLQDAYNLIKRMPMKPNNAVWGALLGACHVHSDMDMAEQVMEELGEG, from the exons ATGAAAGTTACCCTGCACTATCCTCAACAACAAAACCACAGCAACCCAAATCAAATTTCCTCAAAAAAAATTTCGAACTTTTGGCATACAAATACGATCTCAAATCCATCGGATTGGTCTTTCATTATAAGGAAACACATCACTCAAGGATCCCAAAGAGAAGCTTTAGTTTTATATAACCAAATTCGTTGTAAAGGAGCTTATATATTAGGTTTAGTGCCTTTAATTCTCAAGGCTTGTGCTTGTGTTTCTGATTTAACATATGGGAAATCTTTGCATAGTGAGGCAATCAAGAAAGGTGGGGACTTTGATATAGTTATTGGAACTTCTTTGATTGACATGTATGCAAAATGTGGGGATATATTTTATTCACGTAAGATGTTTGACTATATGCCTGAGAGAAATGTTGTAACATGGAATGCGATGATTAGTGGATATGTTAGGAATAGAGATATGAAATCAGCGTTAGGTTTATTTGAGAAGATGTCAATAAGAACTATGGTGACTTGGATTGAGATGATTGATGGGTTCGCGAGGAATGGAGATTTGGTTACTGCCAGGTGTTTGTTTGATCAGGTACCGCTTGAACAGAAGAATGTGGTAACATGGACTGTTATGGTTGATGGGTATGCAAGCAAAGGAAAGATGGCGGATGCAAGAATACTTTTTGAGGAGATGCCAGATAGgaattattttgtttggtCATCAATGATTTCTGGGTATTGCAAGTTAGGTGATGTGAAAGAAGCAAGGTGTATTTTTGATAGAATTCCCATTAGGAACTTGGtaaattggaattctttgatttGTGGATATGCACAAAACGGGTTTTGTGAGGAAGCCTTGGAAGCATTTGAAAATATGCAAGCCGATGGTTTTGAACCTGATGAAATAACAGTTGTAGGTGTATTATCTGCTTGTGCTCAGTTGGGGCTATTAGATGTTGGTAAAGATGTTCATCGAATGGCATATAATAAAGGCATAAAGCTTAATCAGTTTATTATGAATGCATTAGTTGACATGTACGCAAAATGTGGGGATTTAACTACAGCAAgatcaatctttgaagggatgACCTATAAGAACAATGCCTGTTGGAATGCTATGATATCGGGTTTTGCTATTCATGGACAGTGCAAAAAGGCACTTGAGTTTTTCAGGAGGATGGAAGAGTCGAATGAGAAACCTGATGACATAACATTTCTGTCTGTTCTTTCAGCTTGTGCACATGGGGGATTTATGGATGAAGGTCTAGAGATTTTCTCTAAGATGGAGAAGTATCAGTTAGCAGCAAGCATTAAGCATTATGGTTGTGTGGTTGATCTTCTTGGACGTGCAGGAAGACTACAAGATgcttataatttgattaagaGAATGCCAATGAAACCTAACAATGCGGTTTGGGGTGCTCTGCTTGGAGCTTGTCATGTTCATTCAGATATGGATATGGCAGAACAGGTGATGGAAGAG TTGGGAGAAGGCTGA
- the LOC107261804 gene encoding pentatricopeptide repeat-containing protein At3g21470 isoform X1, whose translation MKVTLHYPQQQNHSNPNQISSKKISNFWHTNTISNPSDWSFIIRKHITQGSQREALVLYNQIRCKGAYILGLVPLILKACACVSDLTYGKSLHSEAIKKGGDFDIVIGTSLIDMYAKCGDIFYSRKMFDYMPERNVVTWNAMISGYVRNRDMKSALGLFEKMSIRTMVTWIEMIDGFARNGDLVTARCLFDQVPLEQKNVVTWTVMVDGYASKGKMADARILFEEMPDRNYFVWSSMISGYCKLGDVKEARCIFDRIPIRNLVNWNSLICGYAQNGFCEEALEAFENMQADGFEPDEITVVGVLSACAQLGLLDVGKDVHRMAYNKGIKLNQFIMNALVDMYAKCGDLTTARSIFEGMTYKNNACWNAMISGFAIHGQCKKALEFFRRMEESNEKPDDITFLSVLSACAHGGFMDEGLEIFSKMEKYQLAASIKHYGCVVDLLGRAGRLQDAYNLIKRMPMKPNNAVWGALLGACHVHSDMDMAEQVMEEVSRRDCSMDSGNDLHHVLLSNIYAASDSWEKAERTRIVMVNKGLQKIPGCSSVVPANAER comes from the coding sequence ATGAAAGTTACCCTGCACTATCCTCAACAACAAAACCACAGCAACCCAAATCAAATTTCCTCAAAAAAAATTTCGAACTTTTGGCATACAAATACGATCTCAAATCCATCGGATTGGTCTTTCATTATAAGGAAACACATCACTCAAGGATCCCAAAGAGAAGCTTTAGTTTTATATAACCAAATTCGTTGTAAAGGAGCTTATATATTAGGTTTAGTGCCTTTAATTCTCAAGGCTTGTGCTTGTGTTTCTGATTTAACATATGGGAAATCTTTGCATAGTGAGGCAATCAAGAAAGGTGGGGACTTTGATATAGTTATTGGAACTTCTTTGATTGACATGTATGCAAAATGTGGGGATATATTTTATTCACGTAAGATGTTTGACTATATGCCTGAGAGAAATGTTGTAACATGGAATGCGATGATTAGTGGATATGTTAGGAATAGAGATATGAAATCAGCGTTAGGTTTATTTGAGAAGATGTCAATAAGAACTATGGTGACTTGGATTGAGATGATTGATGGGTTCGCGAGGAATGGAGATTTGGTTACTGCCAGGTGTTTGTTTGATCAGGTACCGCTTGAACAGAAGAATGTGGTAACATGGACTGTTATGGTTGATGGGTATGCAAGCAAAGGAAAGATGGCGGATGCAAGAATACTTTTTGAGGAGATGCCAGATAGgaattattttgtttggtCATCAATGATTTCTGGGTATTGCAAGTTAGGTGATGTGAAAGAAGCAAGGTGTATTTTTGATAGAATTCCCATTAGGAACTTGGtaaattggaattctttgatttGTGGATATGCACAAAACGGGTTTTGTGAGGAAGCCTTGGAAGCATTTGAAAATATGCAAGCCGATGGTTTTGAACCTGATGAAATAACAGTTGTAGGTGTATTATCTGCTTGTGCTCAGTTGGGGCTATTAGATGTTGGTAAAGATGTTCATCGAATGGCATATAATAAAGGCATAAAGCTTAATCAGTTTATTATGAATGCATTAGTTGACATGTACGCAAAATGTGGGGATTTAACTACAGCAAgatcaatctttgaagggatgACCTATAAGAACAATGCCTGTTGGAATGCTATGATATCGGGTTTTGCTATTCATGGACAGTGCAAAAAGGCACTTGAGTTTTTCAGGAGGATGGAAGAGTCGAATGAGAAACCTGATGACATAACATTTCTGTCTGTTCTTTCAGCTTGTGCACATGGGGGATTTATGGATGAAGGTCTAGAGATTTTCTCTAAGATGGAGAAGTATCAGTTAGCAGCAAGCATTAAGCATTATGGTTGTGTGGTTGATCTTCTTGGACGTGCAGGAAGACTACAAGATgcttataatttgattaagaGAATGCCAATGAAACCTAACAATGCGGTTTGGGGTGCTCTGCTTGGAGCTTGTCATGTTCATTCAGATATGGATATGGCAGAACAGGTGATGGAAGAGGTTAGCAGACGAGATTGCAGTATGGATTCTGGCAATGATCTACATCATGTTCtactttctaatatatatGCTGCTTCTGACAGTTGGGAGAAGGCTGAAAGGACGAGGATCGTTATGGTGAATAAAGGGCTTCAGAAGATTCCTGGATGCAGTTCAGTTGTGCCTGCCAACGCAGAGCGATAG
- the LOC8277853 gene encoding psbP domain-containing protein 4, chloroplastic isoform X2, whose translation MGTTIFTSCSFPWKYHHQQMVPSSHLLGHSSQETGVSRIRATIEPREFEKPIGLLKRRSALVSGISLASSTILGFPGDGLAAVKQGLLAGRIPGLSEPDEQGWRTYRRPDDKSGGHGVGWSPIIPYAFKVPQEWEEVPVSIADLGGTEIDLRFSSSKEGRLFVIVAPVLRFADDLGDNATIERIGPPEKVINAFGPEVIGENVEGKVLSMNVAEHSGRMYYQFELEPPHVLITATAAGNRLYLFSVTGNGLQWKRHYKDLKRIAESFRVV comes from the exons ATGGGAACTACCATATTTACTAGTTGTAGCTTTCCCTGGAAATATCATCATCAACAAATGGTTCCTTCCAGCCATTTGCTTGGTCATTCTTCACAGGAAACTGGAGTATCAAGAATTAGAGCGACCATAGAACCaagagaatttgagaaacccATTGGACTTTTAAAGAGAAGATCAGCTTTGGTTTCTGGGATTTCCTTGGCGTCATCTACAATTTTGGGATTTCCAGGAGATGGACTGGCAGCTGTGAAACAAGGCCTTTTAGCGGGAAGGATCCCTGGTTTATCTGAACCAGATGAACAAG GCTGGAGGACATACCGCAGGCCAGATGATAAATCTGGAGGTCATGGCGTCGGATGGAGTCCAATTATCCCTTATGCTTTTAAAGTGCCTCAAGAATGGGAAGAG GTTCCAGTATCTATTGCTGATCTTGGCGGCACAGAGATTGATTTGAGATTTTCCAGTTCCAAGGAAGGACGTCTGTTTGTCATTGTTGCACCTGTTCTTAGATTTGCAGATG ATCTCGGTGACAATGCAACAATCGAACGCATTGGACCTCCAGAGAAAGTGATCAATGCGTTTGGACCAGAAGTTATTGGAGAGAATGTAGAAGGGAAGGTTCTAAGTATGAATGTAGCAGAACATTCTGGAAGGATGTATTATCAGTTCGAGCTAGAGCCACCTCACGTACTTATCACTGCAACTGCTGCTGGAAATCGCCTATACCTTTTCAGTGTAACAGGGAATG GTCTTCAATGGAAGAGGCACTACAAGGATTTGAAGAGAATAGCTGAATCTTTCCGTGTTGTGTAG
- the LOC8277853 gene encoding psbP domain-containing protein 4, chloroplastic isoform X1, with amino-acid sequence MGTTIFTSCSFPWKYHHQQMVPSSHLLGHSSQETGVSRIRATIEPREFEKPIGLLKRRSALVSGISLASSTILGFPGDGLAAVKQGLLAGRIPGLSEPDEQVNGQLRYAKYAQTGWRTYRRPDDKSGGHGVGWSPIIPYAFKVPQEWEEVPVSIADLGGTEIDLRFSSSKEGRLFVIVAPVLRFADDLGDNATIERIGPPEKVINAFGPEVIGENVEGKVLSMNVAEHSGRMYYQFELEPPHVLITATAAGNRLYLFSVTGNGLQWKRHYKDLKRIAESFRVV; translated from the exons ATGGGAACTACCATATTTACTAGTTGTAGCTTTCCCTGGAAATATCATCATCAACAAATGGTTCCTTCCAGCCATTTGCTTGGTCATTCTTCACAGGAAACTGGAGTATCAAGAATTAGAGCGACCATAGAACCaagagaatttgagaaacccATTGGACTTTTAAAGAGAAGATCAGCTTTGGTTTCTGGGATTTCCTTGGCGTCATCTACAATTTTGGGATTTCCAGGAGATGGACTGGCAGCTGTGAAACAAGGCCTTTTAGCGGGAAGGATCCCTGGTTTATCTGAACCAGATGAACAAG TGAATGGTCAACTTCGTTATGCAAAATATGCTCAGACAGGCTGGAGGACATACCGCAGGCCAGATGATAAATCTGGAGGTCATGGCGTCGGATGGAGTCCAATTATCCCTTATGCTTTTAAAGTGCCTCAAGAATGGGAAGAG GTTCCAGTATCTATTGCTGATCTTGGCGGCACAGAGATTGATTTGAGATTTTCCAGTTCCAAGGAAGGACGTCTGTTTGTCATTGTTGCACCTGTTCTTAGATTTGCAGATG ATCTCGGTGACAATGCAACAATCGAACGCATTGGACCTCCAGAGAAAGTGATCAATGCGTTTGGACCAGAAGTTATTGGAGAGAATGTAGAAGGGAAGGTTCTAAGTATGAATGTAGCAGAACATTCTGGAAGGATGTATTATCAGTTCGAGCTAGAGCCACCTCACGTACTTATCACTGCAACTGCTGCTGGAAATCGCCTATACCTTTTCAGTGTAACAGGGAATG GTCTTCAATGGAAGAGGCACTACAAGGATTTGAAGAGAATAGCTGAATCTTTCCGTGTTGTGTAG
- the LOC8277852 gene encoding probable beta-1,4-xylosyltransferase IRX10, producing MGSSLNITNSRSRMLISHGQCSRTHQIGALLLIVSTFFLTRLVDQSFSTCTSYDVASQSQSHAQTLVHLINGGYGTHPSMKIYVYEEKEIDGLKELLRGRDGKISADTCVKGQWGTQVKIHRLLQNSRYRTRKKEEADLFFVPAYVKCVRMLGGLNDKEINLTYVKVLSQMPYFRRSGGRDHIFVFPSGAGAHLFRSWATYINRSVILTPEGDRTDKKDTSAFNTWKDIIIPGNVDDGMTKIGTTIVKPLPLSKRKFLANYLGRAQGKVGRLKLIELAKQYPDKLECPELKFSGPEKFGKMEYFEHLRNAKFCLAPRGESSWTLRFYESFFVECVPVLLSDQAELPFQNVIDYTHVSIKWPSTKIGPELLEYLESIPDEDIERMIANGRQVRCLWVYAPESEQCSAMQGIMWELQRKVRQFHQSTETFWLHNRTIVNRNMVEFSSWKPPMVLP from the exons ATGGGAAGCAGCTTAAACATCACTAACAGCAGATCACGAATGTTGATATCACATGGCCAATGCAGCCGCACACACCAGATCGGCGCTCTCCTTCTAATCGTTTCCACCTTCTTTCTCACTCGCCTCGTCGACCAGTCATTTTCTACTTGCACTTCCTACGACGTCGCATCCCAATCCCAATCACACGCGCAAACCCTAGTACATCTAATCAACGGCGGCTATGGAACTCACCCCTCGATGAAAATCTACGTCTACGAAGAGAAGGAGATTGACGGATTAAAAGAGTTACTTCGCGGCAGAGATGGTAAAATCTCGGCTGATACTTGTGTTAAAGGCCAGTGGGGCACTCAG GTAAAAATACACAGATTGCTTCAAAATTCAAGATATAGAacgagaaaaaaagaagaagctgaTTTGTTTTTTGTTCCAGCATATGTTAAATGTGTGAGAATGTTGGGTGGTCTTAACGATAAAGAAATTAACCTCACTTATGTGAAg GTTTTAAGTCAAATGCCCTATTTTAGGCGATCTGGAGGCCGTGATCACATATTCGTCTTCCCCAG TGGTGCAGGAGCTCACTTATTTAGATCTTGGGCCACGTACATAAATCGATCTGTAATTCTTACTCCTGAG GGGGATCGGACTGATAAGAAAGATACGAGCGCTTTTAATACATGGAAAGATATCATTATTCCTGGAAATGTTGATGATGGGATGACCAAAATTGGGACTACAATTGTTAAACCCTTGCCATTATCAAAAAGGAAGTTCTTGGCAAATTATTTAGGTCGTGCGCAAGGAAAAGTCGGGCGTCTTAAGTTAATAGAGCTTGCAAAGCAATATCCAGATAAG TTGGAATGTCCAGAGTTGAAGTTTAGTGGCCCTGAAAAATTTGGGAAAATGGAGTATTTCGAACACCTGAGGAATGCAAAATTCTGTCTTGCTCCACGTGGGGAGTCTTCTTGGACACTTCGCTTTTATGAGTCCTTCTTTGTG GAGTGTGTCCCAGTTTTATTATCAGATCAAGCAGAGCTGCCTTTCCAAAATGTGATTGACTACACCCATGTTTCAATTAAATGGCCATCTACTAAAATTGGTCCTGAACTTTTGGAGTACTTAGAATCAATACCAG ATGAAGATATAGAAAGGATGATAGCCAATGGGAGACAAGTAAGGTGTTTATGGGTATATGCCCCAGAATCAGAGCAGTGTTCTGCAATGCAAGGAATAATGTGGGAACTTCAGAGAAAAGTAAGGCAATTCCACCAATCAACTGAAACATTCTGGCTGCACAATCGAACTATCGTGAATAGAAATATGGTTGAATTCTCTAGTTGGAAGCCTCCCATGGTTTTGCCATGA
- the LOC8277851 gene encoding peroxidase 43, translating to MLNYNLKTLVFSLLIIHTCFGVSKGNLRTGFYSQTCPLAEAIVLNVVKTAVSVDRQVAARLLRLFFHDCFVQGCDGSILLENGETGERSARGNLGVGGFEVIQDAKTHLEGICPGMVSCADIVALAARDAVFLTNGPFFGVPTGRRDGRISKISFAANLPEVDDSIEILKSKFQAKGLSDEDLVLLSGGGHTIGTTACFFMPRRLYNFSGRGDSDPKINPKFLPQLKTQCPLNGDVNVRLPLDWSSDSIFDDHILQNIRQGFAVIASDARLYDDRNTKQIIDSYVGSTGKGRRSFGADFAKAMVKLGNVDVKTGSQGEIRRVCNAVN from the exons atgcTCAATTACAATCTCAAAACTCttgttttttctcttcttataATCCATACTTGCTTTGGTGTTTCTAAAGGGAATTTGAGAACTGGGTTCTACTCTCAGACATGTCCCTTGGCTGAAGCTATTGTTCTCAATGTTGTTAAAACAGCTGTTTCTGTTGATCGCCAAGTTGCTGCAAGGTTGCTCAGGCTCTTCTTCCATGATTGCTTTGTCCAG GGGTGTGATGGGTCAATTTTGCTCGAGAATGGGGAGACTGGGGAGAGAAGTGCAAGAGGGAACTTGGGTGTTGGAGGTTTTGAAGTGATACAAGATGCCAAAACACATTTAGAAGGCATTTGCCCTGGAATGGTTTCCTGTGCAGACATTGTAGCATTAGCTGCCCGTGATGCTGTTTTCTTG ACAAATGGGCCATTTTTTGGGGTCCCAACTGGGCGAAGAGATGGCCGGATTTCAAAGATTTCATTTGCTGCTAATTTGCCTGAAGTTGACGACTCAATTGAGATTCTCAAGTCTAAGTTCCAAGCAAAAGGACTTTCAGATGAAGACCTTGTCCTTCTTAGTGGTG GTGGGCATACAATTGGTACCACTGCATGCTTCTTCATGCCAAGAAGACTCTACAACTTTAGTGGCCGAGGAGACTCGGACCCTAAAATCAATCCCAAATTTCTGCCACAACTCAAAACTCAATGCCCTCTGAATGGAGATGTCAATGTCAGACTCCCTCTTGACTGGTCCTCTGACTCAATATTTGATGATCACATCTTGCAAAATATCAGACAAGGGTTTGCTGTGATTGCATCAGATGCCAGGCTTTATGATGATAGGAACACCAAACAGATAATCGACTCTTATGTCGGATCCACCGGAAAAGGAAGGAGGTCTTTTGGAGCTGATTTTGCTAAAGCAATGGTGAAGTTGGGGAATGTTGATGTTAAAACAGGTTCACAAGGAGAAATTAGAAGAGTTTGCAATGCTGTCAATTAG